The sequence CGAAGCGAAGCGTAACTCACCAACTTCTATTCGAGTGAAAAGTGAAGTGGTGGGTTACGCCTGCGGCTAACCCACCCTACGGCACCGCCTTCTAATTCACCCGTCGATCCTTCCCCGCCCAATACGGCTCGCGCAACTGCCTTCGCAGAATCTTGCCGCTCGGATTCCGCGGCAATTGCGGCAAGAACTCCACGCTCTTCGGCGTCTTGTAGCCGGCGATGCGCTCGCGCGTGAAGTTGATGATGTCGGTGGCGCTCGCCTCTTTGCCCGGCTTCATGACCACGACGGCCTTCACCGCTTCGCCCCATTTGTCGTCGGGCACGCCGATCACGGCGGCTTCCGCGACATCGGGATGGTCGCACAGCGCGCTCTCGACCTCGGCCGGATAGATGTTCTCGCCCCCGGAGATGATCATGTCCTTGATGCGGTCATGGATGTAGAGATAGCCGTCCTCGTCCATGTAGCCGGCGTCACCGGTGCGCAGCCAGCCGTCGCTGCGCAGCGTCGCGGTAGTCGCCTCCGGCAGGTTCCAGTAGCCCGCCATGTTGGAGCCCGACCGCGTCGCAATCTCGCCAACCTGCCGCGGCGGCAGCGGCTTGCCGTCGACGTCGAGGATCGCGATCTCGACGCCCGGCAGCGCCTTGCCGGCCGACCGCATCCGCTCCAGCCCCTCGACATGGTCCTCCGGCGGCAGCGCGACGATCGTTCCGGTCGTCTCAGTCATGCCGTACATCTGCACGAAGCCGCATTTGAAGACCTCGATGCATTCCTTCAGCAGGGCCGCCGGTATCGGCGAGGCGCCGTAGAGCATGTATTTGAGCCTCGAGAAATCCACCGATCTCGCGCGTGGCTGCCGCACCACGAACTGCATCGCGGCCGGCACCATGAAGAGCTTGGTGATGCCCGACTGCTCGAAGAAGTCCAGCACCTTGGTTGGGTCGAATTCGCGCGCGATGACGCCGCGGGCGCCGTGATAGAGCCCCATCACGCCCCAGCCGGAGCCGCCGATATGGAAGACCGGCATCGCCACCAGCGAGACGTCGTCGGTCGACCACCTGTTCCACTCCGGCTTGTCCTCGGCATTGCCCGTCTGCACCAGATTGAGGAAGTTCGCGTGGCTCAGCATCGCGCCCTTCGGCTTGCCCGTCGTGCCTGACGTATAGAGCTGGATCGCGATATCCCTGGTGTCGATCGGCACCTTCGGATCATCACCGCTCTGCGCATCGCGCCAAGCCGCAAAATCCTGCCATTCCGGCGCGCCGCCCTCGGTGGTGATGACGGTGCGTACGCCGGGTAGCTTGTCCTTGATCTGGCGGACGAGAGCAATGAACTCCGGCCCGACGAACAGCACCGGCGCCTTGCAATCCTCGACGATGAAGGCGACCTCCGGCCCTGCGAGCCGCCAGTTCACCGGCGCCATCACCACGCCGGCCTTCATCGCGCCCATCAACAGCTCGAAATAGAGATCGCTGTTCTTGCCGAGATAGGCGATGCGGTCGCCCTTCTTCACGCCCATCGCGATCAAGGCGTTGGCGACCTTGTTGGTCTTGACGTCGAATTCGGCAAAGCTGGTGAGGCGGCCCTCGAACTCGTAGGCCACGGCATCGCCGCGGCTCTTCGCGCGCTCGCGCACCATGTCGGCGAGATTCGCCAGTGGCTGTGTGGACATGTCTCTCCCATCGCGTCTTGTTTTTATGGCCGGGAGTGTGGCGTCATCCGCGGGTGAAGACAAGGTGGGGGGTTACGCTGTCGTCCCGGACAAGCGTAGCCTCGTGTCCCGGACGCGCTGCAGCGCTCCCCGGCGATGCGTAGCATCGTCCGGTGCGCTGCCGCGCAGAGCCGGGACCCACGCTGCATTGTGCGTAAGGAGAGATGGGCCCCGGCTCAGCAGCGCACCAGCCGAAGGCGGCGTGCTGCGCTGCTCCCGGGCACGAGGGAGCGATCACCCCCGCTTCGCGCGGTCCTTCTCGTTCTGCGCCATGATGCTCTCGCGCGCGGTTTTCCAGTCGTCGTCGCTCCAGTCGCGGAGCTGGTAGAAATTGCCGCCCATCGCCAGCGCCTGCGCGCCGTCCATGGCGATGGTCTCGCCGTTGATCCAGTCGCAGCCGCCGGAAATCAGGAACACGGCGACGTTCTGCAGTTCCTCCATGGTGCCGACGCGGCCCATCGGGTTCATCGCCTTGGTGCGCGCGCCGGCCTCGTCGCCCGGCTTGATGCGCTTGCTCATGCCTTCGGTCGGGATTTCGCCCGGGGCGATGGTGTTGAGGCGGATGCCGTGCCGGCCCCATTCGGTCGCGAGCGACATCGTCATGGCATGGATCGCCGACTTGCTCATCGCCGACGGCACCACGTAAGGCGAGCCGTTGCGCACCCAGGTCGTGGTGATCGAGACGACGTTGCCGGGCTGCTTCAAGGCGATCCAGCGCTTGCCGACCGCGTGGGTCACGTAGAACGTGCCGTGCATGACGATGTTGGCGACCGCATCGAAGCCGCGCGGCGAGAGCTCCTCGGTGCGGGAGATGAAATTGCCAGCCGCATTGTTGATGAGATCGGTGAGGGGACCTTCGCGGAAGATGGTCTCGATCATCTCTTCGACCGCGAGCGCGTTGCGGATGTCGACGCCATGGCTGGTGACCCGGCCGCCATACTCGGCCATCAATTCGGTCGCGGTCTCGTCGCAGACGATCTTGCGCCGGCCGCAGATATGCACCTCGGCGCCGAGCTGGAGGAAGCGCGCCGCCATCGACTTGCCGAGCCCAGTGCCGCCGCCGGTCACGAGAATGCGCCGTCCGGCCAGAAGATTTTCCTTGAACATGGCTGTTTCTCCCGTACGGATTGTCAGTTAATTGGTCGATTGACTAAATCCGGCCGCCGGCGTCCTGTAAAGCGGCACTGAACAAGAACAGGGGAGAATTCATCCATGGAAGATCGCGTCTCGATCTCGATCTCGGAAGGCGTCGCCGATGTGCGGCTGGTGCGCGCGGGCAAGATGAATGCGCTGGATCAGGCTATGTTCGAGGCGCTTGTCGCGGCAACCGAGCGGCTTTCCAAGGACAAGAGCGTGCGTGCCGTGGTCCTCTCCGGCGAGGGCCGCGCCTTCTGCGCCGGTCTCGACATGGGGCGTTTTGCCGCCATGAAGGAGAAGGGCGGCAACGGAATTCCGGGTGGCGAAAATCGCGACCTCACCAAGCGCACCCATGGCCAGGCGAACTTTCCGCAACAGGCGGTGTGGGGCTGGCGCCAGCTTCCGGTTCCGGTGATCGCGGCCGTGCACGGCGTCGCCTTCGGCGGCGGCTTCCAGCTTTCGCTCGGCGCCGACATGCGTTTCCTTTCAGCCGATGCGCGCATGTCGATCATGGAGATCAAATGGGGCCTTGTCCCCGACATGGCGGGCACGCCGATCCTGGCCTCGCTCGTGCGCGACGACATCCTGCGCGATCTCACCTATACCGGGCGCATCTTCTCCGCACAGGAGGCGATGGCTTACGGCCTCGCCACGCGCATCTGCGACGATCCGCGCGCGAGCGCTCTCGAAGTCGCACGCGAGATCGCCGGCAAGAGCCCCGACGCGATCCGCGCCGCAAAGCGGATGCTCAGCAATCTCTCTGTCGATCCGGGTCCGGCACTGCTCGCCGAATCCGTCGAGCAGCAGAAGCTGATTGGCAGTACGAACCAGACCGAGGCGGTGAGGGCGAACCTAGAGAAGCGCGCGCCAAAATTTGCGGATTGATTATGTCTCCGTCATGGCCGGGCTTGTCCCGGCCATCCACGTTCTTGATGCAAGCGACAAAGCAAGGACGTGGATCACCGGGACAAGCCCGGTGATGACGACCAACTGCCACCGTCGCTGGCAACAAAGAAAAACAACAATGAGCGAAACGTCCAACTTCCTCGGCATCGTCTCTGGCGAACGCCGCCGTTCCCATGCCGAAGTCGCAGCCCGCGCCGACCGCATCGCCTCCGGCCTTGCCAAAATCGGCGTCAAACCCGGCGATTGCGTCTGCATGCTGATGCGCAACGACATCGCCTTCCTGGAAGCCGCCTACGCCGCGATGCGGCTTGGGGCCTATGGCGTGCCGATCAACTGGCACTTCAAGCCTGAGGAGATCAACTACATCCTCGGCGATACCGGCACGTCCGTGCTGATCGGACATGCCGACATGCTGCATGCCCTGCGCGACGCGATTCCGAACGGCGTCACCGTGCTCAGCGTGCATACGCCGCCGGAGATCGTCTCCAACTACAAGATCGATCCCGATCATCTGACGACACCGGACTTCGCGATCGATTTCGCATCCTGGCTCGCGCAGCACCGGCCCTATGACGGCCCGGTCGTGCCGCAGCCGATGAACATGATCTACACGTCGGGCACGACAGGCCATCCCAAGGGCGTCCGCCGCAATGCGCCGACGCCGGAGCAGCAGGCGGCCGGCGAGCGCATGCGCGCGATGATCTACGGGCTCAAGCCCGGCGCCCGCGCGCTGCTGCCGGGGCCGCTCTATCATTCCGCGCCGAATTCGTTCGGCATCCGCGCCGGCAAGCTCGGCGGCGTGTTGGTGCTGATGCCGCGCTTCGAGCCCGAGGAGTTTCTGCAAGCGATCGAGCGGTATGGGATCGACACCATCTTCATGGTGCCGACCATGTTCATCCGCCTGATGAAGCTGCCGGAGGCGATTCGCAAGAAATACGACGTCTCCTCGCTGCGCCACATCATTCATGCCGCGGCACCGTGCCCGGCCGATGTCAAGCGCGCCATGATCGAATGGTGGGGGCCGGTGATCTATGAATTCTACGGCTCGACCGAATCCAGCGCCGTCACCTTCGCAACATCGGAGGATGCGCTGAAGAAGCCCGGCACCGTCGGCAGGATTTCGCCCGGCGCCGAACTGCGCTTCCTCGGCGAGGACGGAAGCGTGCTCGGCGTCGGCGAGGTCGGCGAGATCTACTCCCGCATGGCGGAGCTTGCCGATTTCACCTACCACAACAAGCCGGAGAAGCGGGCCGAGATCGACCGCGACGGCTTCATCACCTCCGGCGATGTCGGCTATATCGACGAAGACGGCTATGTCTTCATCTGCGACCGCAAGCGCGACATGGTGATCTCGGGCGGCGTCAACATCTATCCGGCGGAGATCGAGTCGGTACTGCACGCCGTGCCCGGCGTGCACGATTGCGCGGTGTTCGGCATCCCCGATGCCGAATTCGGCGAGGCGCTGATGGCGGTGGTGGAGCCGCAAGCCGGCGTCACGCTCGATGCCACCGATGTCCGCGCTGCGCTGAAGGCGCATCTCGCCGACTACAAGGTGCCGAAGCACATCGAGATCCGCAGCGGCTTGCCGCGCGAAGATTCCGGCAAGATCTTCAAGCGCCGCCTGCGCGATCCCTATTGGGAGCAGGCGGGACGAAAGATCTGACAACTCGACGACGACCCGTAGGGTGGGCAAAGCGGAGCGTGCCCACCAAACCCGCTTACGGAGACAGATCGTGGGCACGGCGCAAACGCGCCTTTGCCCACCCTACGAGATAAAGAATGAGGAAACATTCGTTATGACCGACGCCGCGAACGAAGTCCTCTACACGGTCGGCGACCATATCGCGACCATCACGCTGAACGCGCCGGAGCGCATGAACACCATTTCCGGCCCGATGCTGAATGATCTGGCGCGCCTTTTGACCGAGGCCAACGAGGACAGGAACGTCCGCGTCGTGATCCTCACCGGCAAGGGCAGGGCGTTCTGCGCTGGGCTTGACCTGCGCAAGGAGCGCGACGGCAACGGCCTCAGCGCCGCATCCTCGCCGACGACGATCAACCTCCGCAATACGCCGCCGACGGTGCTCCAGGCGATGGACAAGCCGACCATCTGCGCCGTCAACGGCGGCGCGGCCGGCTATGGCATGGACACTGCGCTCGGCTGCGACATCCGCATCATGGCGGAGTCTTCGAAGCTCGCTGCCGCCTTCGTCAAACGTGGTGTGGTGCCGGAATCCGGCGGCACCTGGCTGTTGCCGCGCATGCTCGGCTGGGCCAAGGCCTCCGAACTGATCTTCACCGGCCGAACGCTGAGCGCGCGCGAGTGCCTGGAATGGGGCCTCGCCAACGAGGTCGTGCCGGACGCCGAGCTGATGAACCGCGCAACTGCCGTCGCCCGCGAGATCGCCGCCAACGCGCCGCTCGCGGTCCAGGCCTCCAAGCGCATGATGCGAATGGGCCTGAACGAGAACTTCTCAGATCACGTCCACCACGTCTATCTGCAGCTTCTGCCGCTGTTCAAGACTGAGGACATGGCCGAAGGCATGAAGGCCTTCATGGAGAAGCGCGAACCGAAGTTTCAGGGGCGGTAGCCGGTTGCGCCTGTCCGACCGTCGTAGCAGAGACAGATTTCGTGCCTATATAGGCGGGATCATCGACTTCTGGATCATGCCATGGCTCCCGTTTCCATCCTGCTTAATCTGCTCTGGATCCTCATCGGCGGCGCCTGGATGGCGCTCGGCTGGCTGATCGCTGCGATCATCATGGCCATCACCATCATCGGCCTGCCCTGGGCGCGGGCGGCGTTCAACATCGCCGTCTACACGCTGTTGCCGTTCGGCTCGCGCGCGGTCAGCCGCTATGAGGTCACCGGGATGAGTGATATCGGCACGGGCCCGCTCGGTGTGATCGGCAACATCATCTGGTTCGTGCTGGCCGGCTGGTGGCTGGCACTCGGCCACCTCCTGACTGCGCTGGCCCTCGCGATCACGATCATCGGCATCCCCTTTGCCTGGGCGCACCTGAAGCTCGCGGGCATCGCGCTCTGGCCCATCGGCAAGGTGATCGTGCCGGCTTAGGCTCCGCAACGATCAAATCTCTTTCCACCAATGCCATGTCCCCGCCATGGCCAGCAGGCCAAGCGCCCCGGTCAGCGCTGTCGCGTTGTGGGATCCGATGTGGTCGGCGAGCCAGCCCAGCCAGAGGAAGCCGAGCGGACCGATGCCGATGCAGACGGTGAGGACCCCGAG comes from Bradyrhizobium sp. CCGE-LA001 and encodes:
- a CDS encoding YccF domain-containing protein, with the translated sequence MAPVSILLNLLWILIGGAWMALGWLIAAIIMAITIIGLPWARAAFNIAVYTLLPFGSRAVSRYEVTGMSDIGTGPLGVIGNIIWFVLAGWWLALGHLLTALALAITIIGIPFAWAHLKLAGIALWPIGKVIVPA
- a CDS encoding acyl-CoA synthetase, which produces MSETSNFLGIVSGERRRSHAEVAARADRIASGLAKIGVKPGDCVCMLMRNDIAFLEAAYAAMRLGAYGVPINWHFKPEEINYILGDTGTSVLIGHADMLHALRDAIPNGVTVLSVHTPPEIVSNYKIDPDHLTTPDFAIDFASWLAQHRPYDGPVVPQPMNMIYTSGTTGHPKGVRRNAPTPEQQAAGERMRAMIYGLKPGARALLPGPLYHSAPNSFGIRAGKLGGVLVLMPRFEPEEFLQAIERYGIDTIFMVPTMFIRLMKLPEAIRKKYDVSSLRHIIHAAAPCPADVKRAMIEWWGPVIYEFYGSTESSAVTFATSEDALKKPGTVGRISPGAELRFLGEDGSVLGVGEVGEIYSRMAELADFTYHNKPEKRAEIDRDGFITSGDVGYIDEDGYVFICDRKRDMVISGGVNIYPAEIESVLHAVPGVHDCAVFGIPDAEFGEALMAVVEPQAGVTLDATDVRAALKAHLADYKVPKHIEIRSGLPREDSGKIFKRRLRDPYWEQAGRKI
- a CDS encoding crotonase/enoyl-CoA hydratase family protein, encoding MEDRVSISISEGVADVRLVRAGKMNALDQAMFEALVAATERLSKDKSVRAVVLSGEGRAFCAGLDMGRFAAMKEKGGNGIPGGENRDLTKRTHGQANFPQQAVWGWRQLPVPVIAAVHGVAFGGGFQLSLGADMRFLSADARMSIMEIKWGLVPDMAGTPILASLVRDDILRDLTYTGRIFSAQEAMAYGLATRICDDPRASALEVAREIAGKSPDAIRAAKRMLSNLSVDPGPALLAESVEQQKLIGSTNQTEAVRANLEKRAPKFAD
- a CDS encoding enoyl-CoA hydratase/isomerase family protein, yielding MTDAANEVLYTVGDHIATITLNAPERMNTISGPMLNDLARLLTEANEDRNVRVVILTGKGRAFCAGLDLRKERDGNGLSAASSPTTINLRNTPPTVLQAMDKPTICAVNGGAAGYGMDTALGCDIRIMAESSKLAAAFVKRGVVPESGGTWLLPRMLGWAKASELIFTGRTLSARECLEWGLANEVVPDAELMNRATAVAREIAANAPLAVQASKRMMRMGLNENFSDHVHHVYLQLLPLFKTEDMAEGMKAFMEKREPKFQGR
- a CDS encoding SDR family oxidoreductase, producing the protein MFKENLLAGRRILVTGGGTGLGKSMAARFLQLGAEVHICGRRKIVCDETATELMAEYGGRVTSHGVDIRNALAVEEMIETIFREGPLTDLINNAAGNFISRTEELSPRGFDAVANIVMHGTFYVTHAVGKRWIALKQPGNVVSITTTWVRNGSPYVVPSAMSKSAIHAMTMSLATEWGRHGIRLNTIAPGEIPTEGMSKRIKPGDEAGARTKAMNPMGRVGTMEELQNVAVFLISGGCDWINGETIAMDGAQALAMGGNFYQLRDWSDDDWKTARESIMAQNEKDRAKRG
- a CDS encoding fatty acid--CoA ligase, which codes for MSTQPLANLADMVRERAKSRGDAVAYEFEGRLTSFAEFDVKTNKVANALIAMGVKKGDRIAYLGKNSDLYFELLMGAMKAGVVMAPVNWRLAGPEVAFIVEDCKAPVLFVGPEFIALVRQIKDKLPGVRTVITTEGGAPEWQDFAAWRDAQSGDDPKVPIDTRDIAIQLYTSGTTGKPKGAMLSHANFLNLVQTGNAEDKPEWNRWSTDDVSLVAMPVFHIGGSGWGVMGLYHGARGVIAREFDPTKVLDFFEQSGITKLFMVPAAMQFVVRQPRARSVDFSRLKYMLYGASPIPAALLKECIEVFKCGFVQMYGMTETTGTIVALPPEDHVEGLERMRSAGKALPGVEIAILDVDGKPLPPRQVGEIATRSGSNMAGYWNLPEATTATLRSDGWLRTGDAGYMDEDGYLYIHDRIKDMIISGGENIYPAEVESALCDHPDVAEAAVIGVPDDKWGEAVKAVVVMKPGKEASATDIINFTRERIAGYKTPKSVEFLPQLPRNPSGKILRRQLREPYWAGKDRRVN